GAGATACTGAGCCCTGCGGCAATACCGCTATTGATTTCATGACCGTACTTCTCCTTTTATCATATCCAAAAATGATACGTTTTGCATCTCGTTTCTTTTAAGCAGCTCTGATGTAACACCTGAAGTACAAGGCATCAGCCAGCAAGTCTTAGCAGAGATGCCGTGTTCTTGCATCGTATTCTTCAGAAAAGCCTCAAGCTCACTCTTACGAGTCTCACGGCGATCAACTAAACACAGTAGCGTAGGGCCGGCACCGCTAAGTGCGATCCCTAAAGCACCATGTTTAGGTGCTTCCGCGAGCAGCTTCTCCATGCCTGGAATAAGCGCTGCCCGATAAGGTTGATGCAAACGATCCTGCATCGCTCTACTGATCAGGTCAAGCCGACCTGATGCAAACGATGCCGTCATTAAAGAGGTTCTACTGATGTTGTACACAGCATCACTAACTGAGATTTCTGTTGGAAGCACTCCCCGTGCTTTTGTGGTTTCCAGCTCGAATTCAGGAATAACCACGAGAACCTCAAGGTCTTGAGGTGGATCAAGGCGAACGTAATCCGCATGATCACCGTCCCACACTGCGGTAATGATGCCACCAAATAAGGAAGCTCCTACATTGTCAGGATGCTTCTCAAGCTGGGTAGCCATATCAAACAGCTTCGCATCATCGAGCGGAGAGCCGATCATCGTATTAGCTGCGACCATGCCCCCAATGATGGCCGAGGCACTGCTGCCGAGTCCACGCGTAAGCGGAATCTCAGAGTACATCGAAATAGATATTTCAGGCACCGTAACGCCAGCCTCTGCAAATATCATTTGAGCGACCTTATAGAGTAAATTACTCTTATCCCGAGCCACTCCCTTCATCTCGTCACCATATAGATGAAAAACTGTCTCCTCTGCTTCCTCCATCTCAATCCAGGCATACAGCGGCAATGCCATGCCAAGAGTATCGAAGCCCGGACCAAGATTGGCAGTACTAGCAGGTACTTTAACCCTTGCTACTCCATAAGTACTCATAACAGGTGCAATCTCCTTACTCATTGTTTAAATATAGAAAGTATAGTCCATCTACAGTGCTAACCTTCCACACGATAATGACTCTTGATCCGGTGGATGACTTTCAGTTCCTTAAAGTGGCGCAGCACTTTATTCATACTTGCTTTGCTGGCGTTATGGGTAACAATAATAATCTCCGCATCAGGATTATTTGGATTGGCTTGTTGAACTACCGAATCAAGACTCACATCATACTCGGCAAACACCTGAGTAATCTTGGCCAATACACCTGCTTTATCATCAACGTGTAAAAGTAGGAAGTTTTTATAAAAGATATCCTCATCACTCTTAAGCTTCTTCTGCTTATAAGGTACTTTTTGCTTCAATCCATTAACACCCAGCTTGAGGTTCTTAATAATGGCTACCAAGTCAGCTACTATCGAAGTTGCTGTTGGCATTGCACCCGCGCCCGCACCAT
This Paenibacillus sp. FSL R5-0345 DNA region includes the following protein-coding sequences:
- the thrB gene encoding homoserine kinase, giving the protein MSTYGVARVKVPASTANLGPGFDTLGMALPLYAWIEMEEAEETVFHLYGDEMKGVARDKSNLLYKVAQMIFAEAGVTVPEISISMYSEIPLTRGLGSSASAIIGGMVAANTMIGSPLDDAKLFDMATQLEKHPDNVGASLFGGIITAVWDGDHADYVRLDPPQDLEVLVVIPEFELETTKARGVLPTEISVSDAVYNISRTSLMTASFASGRLDLISRAMQDRLHQPYRAALIPGMEKLLAEAPKHGALGIALSGAGPTLLCLVDRRETRKSELEAFLKNTMQEHGISAKTCWLMPCTSGVTSELLKRNEMQNVSFLDMIKGEVRS